From Rhododendron vialii isolate Sample 1 chromosome 7a, ASM3025357v1:
ACTAAAGCTGTTCGactaaatttcttttataatttTCCTGTATCACTCAGACAAAAGTCCCTTTCGGCCAGCATTTCTCTCACTTTTGCTTACTTCGTAACAACCTAAAAAATAAGGTAAATAAATAGCATTCCAATTCTTACAAACAAATAGCAAAACAATTCttacaattttttccttttgctagATTGGGCAAAAGTAGCAACTACGCagggtcaaaaaaaaaacccaatcgATCATAGTGTATTGATCACCCTACCAACTATTCATAAACCCAATTGATCACAGGGTATTGATCACTCTACATATTTTTTATCATAACTAACATAACCCAATTGGAAAAGTTTTAAGATAGCGAAGGTTCCACTCAAATGATACACGCGTGTCTAAAGAGTATTGAATCTAAAATTCATAGAGTTCAAAACCTTGGATGCAATATAAAATTCCTAGAGTTCCGAATGCCTAGAAactaaggtaaaaaaaaaattaaggtcaAAACCCCCTAAGAATTCACAGTCatacaaataaaaatctcatGTTTACCTCAAAACTTTATTGGGAATGTGAGATTGCGGGTCCTAAAATAATACTGGTAGTTTCTGTTTTTTAGAAGAGGGTTTTTTATCTAACGAGGGATTCTCATCTTTCTGGCCATTAGATTGAATCGGAGGGATAAGGGCCGTTGGATTTATGTAgcacataaaattcaaaaaccgttctcccttattatatatataataataatataatatataatataataatataatataatataatataatataatataaaatGCTTCTTGCATCGTCATTTTCTTATTTGTTCCATTTGGTCTCAAGGCATGGGGTTAGCAAGGTTAGACATATTCTAAAGAACCAAGGTAGGCCCAGGAAGTGATTGGGCTTGGAGTTAAAGCCCATGTTGATATTCTGAGCAACCATAACATGATCACACCCCGCTCAAGGCCCAGAAGAATCTCTTCTTCTTATGATCTTTTAGCCTTTTAGGTGTTTGCTCGGGTATGGAACTTAGCGGTTTGCTCTGTTCCAAAGTCTCAGATTTAAACCTCTCAGGTGTTATCAACTTATTTGGGGCCAATCTATACAgataggggtgttcaagaaaatcgcctgaaccgtaaaaccggtccgatccggaccgaaccatCCTATTTGGTCCGATTCTGCAGTTCTGTgatcaggttatggttccaaaaaaataagaaccgttaattttggttcagtTACTGGTTTTCAATTAAAGAACCGTGGTTAAAACCGGACCGGATCGTttaaaactaatatatatataattaaataaaaataaatatatgtgtagAGATTGGTCTACTTTTTGAACATGGAAAAAATTAGTACCGCTGATTTAAGTGATGTTTTGGACATTGGAGCTGCTGTTCTTTACTTCAAGACTTGCTACTATATTTTATAGTTTATGATATAGGTTAATTTTAGTCCTAAATATAATTGATCATTAATGTTTTATGTcgctaaatttaattattccatAAGTGGTTTTGACTATTTTATTGGTGGTTTTCGTCAATGTTTTTCGGTCGAGTGTCAAGTATTTCGTGAATCATATTGGGTTTTGATTCTTAATAAAATgtctattattattttatgagttatttgatattttaaattttaaattttattagtttatgttttgtgaataagtgtttggatgctaattGAATAGAatcggaaccgaaccaaaatcggaccggttttgcggtttggttctggttaggttccacgcatatattggttaggttttggttcTCAATTTCCTAGAACCGTTGgaaatggtccggttactggttttctagagaaccggaccaatccggaccgtgtacTCTATATACAAAGATTCGCTCTGCccagacacttgagttataaaaaaaaaaaaaaaaagatttgatacATCGcaaagtaattaaaataaaacaagaatggAGGAGAGAGCAGAAGCCATTAAAAGTCGCGGTTAGCCTGGTATAACTACTCTTCACTTTTTGCTTCATGGGGGTGAGTTTCAAGTACAAAATATTTGAAGTTGGCTCCTATCACGGTTGCTGGAGTAGATGATGGACACTTTATTTATTTGACGAGGGTTTAAATCCTAACCCCACTCTCCTTTCTCCTAGAGTCTTAGAATAGTGTAGAGCATAATCttcttgaataaaaaaaaaatgtacaacaTATTTAGGATCAGGGTTGCCTCAAAAGTTGGTGTCATACTTTCTTCCTAATGACCATTCCGCTGTCAAAGTTTCGAACCTGGGAAAGGAGAGTGACGCAGACTTAAACTTGGCGTAACCCCGATTGCCCAGTGGTTTAAGTTTCTGATCCAACTGGTGAGGAAGCGAGGTGCTTTCTTTGATCAACTAAGATTAATTATGTAAACCTGTTGCGGACGTGGATATTGTACAATTTCTTCTGATCAGATTGAGCTAAATTCTTGCATTATCGAACTTACCGACTCTCCACCATCTTCAAAATCAAAGAATCGTTGTCGCGCATTTGGCTTTTGACatttttattactattttttatcAAGTTTTCGGTGAAAAAAATCTAAATGCTACATTAAaagcaaaatagtaaaaaatcctaaactttaatgtagaaaggaagaaaaaaaggaagtgattttcacactcccaaaaatatttgagttGATTTTCGCATGAGTGCGGTTAGCAATTTAGGGGTGCGAAAATCGcccttaaaagaaaaaaatgtggaAAACTTGAATCTGGACTGACAAATTAAAGGGAAGCAGCCTTCCCCTTTCTAGTGAATGTAGGAGCAACTTCCGTTTGTTTATTCGTTGTCCCATCCGtggggttttattttttatggtcTTCCCTTCactttttaaagtaattattcAACATCTCCGGAGTATCATGTAATGTTGCCACTTGCCTACGAGGCAATCTCAACTATTTACGTAGTGGCAAATTATGGTGTAGAAATATTATCATCCACCTTTGTTGAATGGTTGAGAAACAATAAGTGATTCACATTGTGGAATGGTAATCTTATTTATAAAGAGTACCAAATAACAATGCAATCTGGTATTTCGAAGGTACCGAAGGATTGGCCTCTCTTCacagagaattttttttggtgcaaatagGATCGGCTGACGCGGTATCGTGCAGCAcgtccgagccgttcaaaaatgcaACCTACGGCTCGGACtgaaaggtaccgaacggatttctaaaaaaaaaggaaaaagaaaaagaaaaaaatgtttcaatccgagccgtccattgcattATTTGTACAACTCGAATGCTCTGCACGAACACTACGTGGTACCCGATTTGCAACCAAAAATATCTCAGTCAACTAGACTCCGTTTCTTCTGAGAAAATACTACTTTGAAGTTCCTCCTCTTTCTTTCGACTCCTTTTCCCTCTTCCAGACATGTGGAATTTTAATAATCTTGACCAAAGTTAATGGTAAAGAATAATGATGTGATAGCCGACCCCCACTCAATTACTCCGTTTCTTCCAAATCCTATTTCATACTCTGTGCATGgacccattttttttaaagtataaaaaaagaccacagaaaacaacaaaaacaattcaGGCCATTGTGTGAACAATTTAAATAAACgaacttttaactttttataactactccatttctctctctgtcaGCCAGCAATTTTCTATAGTTGCagttttgttttgatcatcGGCAATTTAATAAGTAGTGGTTGCTTTCTTTTAACATGATTTCGTCTTGTGAATCGTGATGGGTCAATTGATAAAAGTTACGGAGTAAAATAAATGTTGCCAAAAGTTCACCTCACCTCACATAGCATGTGAAACAATTGCAAAAAAGACTGTATGAATTAGTTCGAAATGCGCGCAAACTGGCTCgagacaccctgcattacccaaaaaaagtgCCATTCCTTTTCGAAGATGATCCTTTGCCAGCCAAAAGTTTTGACATGCTAAAGTTAAAATGGAAGGATTAGGATATTATTAAATTCAGGTTGTGCTACTTTAGAAGTGTTAATAAACAAGTAATTTTGCGATCATTGAATCGCTTTTGTTGTTGGGGAATAGTATAAATTTGTGCGTAGGTGTACGTGGTAGTAATAAATCTTCCGACTTATTAATCTCGAGGGATAGGTCAAGTAGAACCCAATTAAAACACTTGTAAAGGGTTTTATTCCCAACTCCAAAAATTCAACTCTCATCGCTAGCAGAAAACTCTTGGGGGCCGCCATGGCCATGGAGCCGTAGACTCCGATAAGAACGTCCCAAAGGTTGGTACAGGTTGCAAAGACGTAGCCTATTGCGCGTGAGTTAAAACTGTCAAACAATTAAAGATATCTTGAATTGTCGTATTTTAGTGCGATTAGTGATTTGAAGACTGCGAAAATCACGGGCCTTTGTTGAATAGTAGTATATATCTCTTCCAAAGTTTTAAATTAAGTGGTATGTGGCCCCCCACCTACCAGTTGATAATGCAGCGTACAAAACAAAGCATGTGCAAATAATGGAACTAGATCGGTTGGTGAATTGGATTAATTCAAGAAGAGGAATCCAAAAGTACAATTCCGAAGAGATCGTCCATTCGCCGGTTGATACTTCATTACGATCCTCTCCTACCTCTTGTACTCAATTCTCTCTCTGCATTCTTCGCGTTCGATTTATACTTTTGCGAATTTTAGTAGTTGGGGACGTTGTTAAATGACTTTCCCACTGATTTTACTCGGACTAACGCACATGCAAAATATACGAGACTTGGGGTCCGATGCAGTTGCTGCTGTTCGATTTGGTTGTCAAAATAATCCCACAAATTTAGAGATGTAAATGAAGTGAGTCATTCGTGAACTGTTCGAGACTAGACTCGGTAAAGGCTCGTTCaagttcgattcgtctactaaatgaagCAAACTTGAGCCTCAATTTTAGACTCGTTTCATAACTGAGCCAAAGATGAATGTAGTAGTATTCGATTCAATTAAACTTGCAAACCTCGAGTATTTAGTTTATacacgtgtgtgtgtatatatatatatgaacgtATATATATGATACtgtattattgatttgttaagACTCGTTTAAGCTTGAGTTTGACTCAGACTAAGGCAAGTCcggcttgagctcggctcatcaaattttcattgagttcagCTCGAGTTTGATTTCGCTAAAAAACATCACAAACGGATCTAAATGCTTTAATATTCAGCTCGATTCGACTCATTTCCAGACCTACCCGCAATCATCTAATTGTCGAACTTTTTACACCACCCAGGAAGCAAATAGTATCCGACGTACGTGCATAAGATTAACGGGTAAACAGTTTATAAATCCACCCGTTTTTGTAAGTTTTCTAATTAGGTCATGTTTGGTAGTcattctattttctgttttctgttttcattttcacaattttcaaaagttaacTTTGAAAGTTTGTTTGGTGCACTACTTTCACTTTCAAATTCTGAAAATCACTTTTACTATTttcataatttgaggaagtaacaaaactcaactttcactattttcagaaacaaaaaacaggTTGCTCTGCTACAATTCCTTGGAGGTCTTTTTtcatttcctcttcctctctctcaaacccaaGCCATtgaagactctctctctctctctctctctctctctctctctctctctctctctctctctctctctctctctctctctctctctctctctctctctctctctctctcccctctcttaATGCatggtatttgtttttttccttatgcAGGGCCAATATAGGCCATATACCTGTACTTATCGAAGGAGAAAAACCTTATAGTCAATAAAGGATACTTATCGAAGGAGAAAAATCATCTGGTCAATAAAGGACTGACTTTGGAATTAGAAAATttcatctatatatatactctCTTAACTTAGAGATGAGAGGAGGCCGGAAGGGATATGTTGGGCTTATGAAGCCATAATTTTATAAAAGTTGATACTATAACTTTGGCCGAAGAACCCAATCACCTGAATTTAGTGTTGGCTCAAAGATATTTGGGCCCGAAGCGAACGTTGTAATAGGGAGGCCATTTATCTCCTCATCTTTGAACAAAATTTTGCAAAATGTTGAGAAAAACTAAGGGGTGGAGATTCGAACCCAATTTTTAAAGCATTCAAAGAGCCTAACCTGCCGCATGACCAAAAAGATGTTACTCAAGGCAACTGAAACTTCTTattatttaaaactaaaaaactacGTATATTTTTTGGAGCCATCTTCGGGCTAAAAAATCGGGGGCCGGAAGCAACGGCTTCTTCGGCTTCCTCTCTAGCCGGCTATGCCTGGTCTATCTACCCAGCCCTTTCTTTCAAAAtatcaagtatggattttgaATCTGACATGACTGCAAAGGCTAggatgactctctctctctctctctctctctctctctctctctctctctctctctctctctctctctctctctctctctctctagtataGTTTGGGAACTAGTGGAAAAATTGCAAGAAAGACCattttagaaaaagtaaaaactagttttagaaattgatttttttaaaaaaaaacaggttgACACAAACATATTTTCTGCTTTCACTCTTttttaggaaaagtaaaaactgaTTTCAGCAAATAGAAAATAGGAAACAGAAAAGTGGTAGTATTACCAAACAAGTCTTTTAATGTCTAGACAATTGGACATCGTTTAGCCATCCTAGAGCAAACCCACCCATTTTGTGAGATGGCAAATTTGCCAAAATATATCCATCTCATTTTACGATGCATATcaaatggtttggatgatgTGACAAATTTGCAAATTGTCGAAGCTGATGAAAAATTTGACACCAAAGAATAACATTGcgagaatttggcataaaaaatGACAATCACAATTTGGTAGAGGGGTAGAGAtggttttgtcatttttttatgcCGAATTTTGACTTCGACATGAAATTTCGCATAAAAGTGGACTTGCTTAGTTCAGACACACACATATGTGGTGTGAGACAATGAGTTCCATGCACTAGTAAATTATCAAGCATAATAAGCGTACTGCACATAAGAAAACAATAACACTTTAAATTCAGACGTGGAAACACATATCCGAACATAAATGTGCCCGTTTTTTATTCTTACATTCCGTTAACTTATTGCAAAATTCACGTACATTCAACGGTTCTGAACACATTTGATCAAACgataaaccaaatcaaacaagaTGAGACAGAATCCTAAGCACCCAAGTACTGTAATTGAAACTAGTTGCAACTGTTTTTAGTGtcttttgacaaaatcagcaATCCCAGAAATAAGCTTCCCCGTTTCAACTCCGGTCAGCGGGTCCATATCAACGGCGATCTTGTTCAGGTAAAAGCTGTGAATCATTCCTTTATTAATCATCAGCTCGACGTCCTTGTTCCCTTTCTTCAGCGCCTCGTAGTACTCCATCTCCGTGTCCTTTATCAGGTCCATCTCCGCCACGCACAGCAGGATCGGCGGCAGGTTCAGGGCGGCGATGGGCGGCGCTGCGTCCCCCATCGGGCACGTTATCGGGTGGTCCTTGGTGGCTCCCACCGGTAATGCCAGGCTCAGGAACTTGTCCAACATGTCTAAGGTGAGAAAAGGCGTCTGGGGTTGCTCCAGCTCCGATTTGCTCCGGGTGGATCGGACGAAACCCGGGTGGATCGGGATTGCTCCGGCCAGCCTCACCTGTTGGAAACAATGGTACGTTAACTCGTTAAGTGTTATCTCTATTATTCTTCTGTTTCAAGGCTCCATTTATTATTTTACTCACTTTTTGTTGTTTGActagaaaaagaaggaaggaaatatttttaaggtaaaacattttgcacAAATGGAGTGAAATTGTTTTCCTCTAATTTTGGCTGTAagtcatttttgcattttactCCGATGAtcaaacattttccaaaatcacGTGTTGGATTCTCTTCTTTTCCCAAATCATATTTAGATCGAAAACGAGAGAGAGGATGAGAGGTAGAGCTTACTCGATTAAAATATTTCTAAACCAGCAATCTGCCActattattttagaaaatatttttcatgtgccaatcaaacatagaaaaataaaaatttaaagtttattttttgaaaaatattttacatcaaaacaaacgaaGCCTTATTGTTTTTTATGAGCTAAAAATACAGTATTCATCATTATCACTAAAATCATACCGGACTCAAGTCCACTTTTCCGGCGCGTGCGGCCACGTTATGGACCAGATTGCCGCCGGAGCTATCTCCAATTAGGAATACGCGGCTGAAGTCGGCGTGTGTTTTGAGCCACGGTTCATGCAAGCCGACGCCCAGAGCCAAGGATTTCAACCAGAGAAGGGCGGAGAAGCTGTCATCGCAAGCAGCCGGGAGGCGATTTTCGGGGGCGCGACGAAGGAATACAGAGACACAAATGACCTTGGCTTCGCGCGCGAGCCGGGTGTAGACATGATAGTACATGTACCAATCGGCTTGGCTGATGCAGAAGCCGCCACCATGGAAATGAAGCAAGACTGGCAACTTTTGCTCATCACCAAGAGTTCCCATCTCAGGCAAATAAATTCGGACTCGAAGGCCCGACTCTACGTCGGCGATCACGTCACGGGTGGCGACACCATCCACGAAGTCTTCGTGGGACGGGACCGGGTCGGACATGAACTTGACCTCAGGAGGCCCGGTCCAGGTCCGATCGACCGAGCCATCATCGAACACTCTGAGCCACCCGGACACCTCGTCGACAATCTTTTTGTGAGGGAATTGGATTTGTTCGGACAATGCCTggtgcaccatttttgttttgtctacCACAAGGACTAGCTTATGGCTATTTGAATTGGTTTGAGTTGTGAATATTACTAGAAGTACTTGTAGCCTTTATATAGAGTGGGTAAGTGGAAAAAAAAGGCAAGAGGATGTAAAGTGTAGGGTAACGAGGTGGAAACTTCAGTGTTATTTCTAGGATTTCTAGCATTGGAAAGTGGGGAACAAGAAAGTTTACCTGTTTTGTCTTTATCTGCATTCGTTAGTTTCACGTCATTTGAATTACtttgtctctttttttaaaaaattttgataattttgatcataatttttttactttttctatccCTTTCGAAGAGAATAACAAATAATCCACTAAATTTGTGACGAGACTGATAAATACAAAGAGAATTAAATGTACAAAATAATAAGCCAACTGACTTATTTAACCAAATCAGCCATCAATCTTCACGAAGAGGTTCAGGACTTTATATAGTGCAAATTTATTTCTATCGCTTGTGTTGTTTGGAATTTTATTAAGATAGGCTTTTGTATCCTAATACTTTTCATCGTTAGCGAACTGTTTATCTTATGATCACACTATACATATatgttatttttccaatttcttaCGATTCTGATTCGCTTGGAAGAGGGAAatccaaaaaagtaaaatataatATTGACCTAAATTGGAAAAAGTCTACTACtgtaaaacaaaaatacaacTAAGACCAGATTTTTAAAAACTCGGTTTAATCTGTAGTGAAAGTTTAAATTAAGGGCTTGTACGTTTTTGGATAGTTTCTTTAGGAAATTGAAAtttacactcccttttttgacatctacactcccttttttgaattttagtgttgaaagtgtatgtaatttttttgctagaagacaaaaaaaaaaggagtgtaaatgtgaaaaaatggagtgtagatttcaatttcccttcaggaaacaaaaacaaaaattggctTAAAATTATAGTAAAATCTAAGAATTTCTCGGTAGATTCACATCAACTTGGCTTATACTTTATTTACAGTGATTGGCCGGTGAATTGTTACAAAGGATGTCGACCTGCTCAATCCGCACAAATTCACAATCTCCAAGCACCTAGTTAATTTTTCGACGAAGAAGATCATTCCAGTTAtattaatataaaaataaatgaaaaataaagtacggagtataactaaaacaaaaaaataaaatacaacataaacaataaaacaaaatacaacaaaacaccaaaaataaaaagaaaagcaagaaaagcCGCTCAGCTTCACTCATGGAGGTGGGTGGATGGAGGATCGCCACTGAATCGCACTCCCGAGTCCCGCCAATGGATCTCCAACGGATCTGCCTTTAGACGCCTTCATCGTCGCCTGTGGAGAGCGTAGGAAGCCGCAGCTCGAACCAAACCGACCAGGGTCTTCGAAGTCCAAAAATGATGGGGAGTGGAAGATTTGCCCTACCTAAggagagagtctcaaccatCTCACAACTatagaaggaaaagaaaagaggaaaagagagagagccggACTGGCAAGGAACTGAGGGAATGAAAGGAAATAAGGGAGCAGGAGGGGGAAAAGCAGGGAAGGGGAGGCGGCAGGAGGTGGGGATGGGAAACCCGGAATCGAAGATCCTGTAGGGCGGTCATTCCGAAATGGACAGCTCaaattttaattcaaacaaTAGACGATTCGGATTTAATTTAATCGACCCCTTGTAGTGCGGGTTGCCCTGCATGATTTCTAAATTCCCAGGGGAAACCAACCAGTCggcttcctctctctctagaagacCAACTTTCAACTGTTTCTTAGCACACCTAGTTAGGTGCTCCTGTTAGAACATCATTGAGCTAGAGACCCAGTTAAAGCTACCAATGATTAATTGCAAGGAAAATGgtagttttcattttcttaccattttCCAAGACAATATCCTAATTTTCTGGAATCTCCATTCATATATAAGCAGTCCTAAAAATTGGTAAcggtataaatttttttattttgaatcaCTAAAATTCgtaaactaccaaaaaaaaaaaagcctcgTAATTGAACACCACAACATTTGTATATTAGATCACGAAAAGTCGTGCATAAAACACTAcgaaaatttataattttgagCCGTCTTTTTTTatcacaaaattcataaaatatgTAACTACAccacaaaaaatcataaaataatCCACCTCAAAGTTCATATATCGAGCCATCAAATTATATTCATAAAATGAGTCAAATAAATAGTAACGAGTTTGCTATACACTCGAATATAAAAAGAGCCACGAAATTTGATAAAATGACCCAAACAATTCAGAAACATCGTACAACTCGATCAATTTTGTATACGTTATAATATCACGCGTATCTCCAAACAATTCGGAAACATCGTACAATTTGTCTAATATAATTTCTAATGGACAACTATGTTACTACACACACATTATACAAAAAAGTAAACACACACCCGTGTGGATGCATGACCTCACACATGCGTGTGAGAACTTCCAACCATTGAGTGggtagtatatatgtaattgttGTGCGACAGTTTGCGTCCAATAGACTTTTTAAGGTGAAAAATGGAGTGCAAAGCaacaaaaaacttttaaagaaACATCTATAAATTTGATCCGTTCATTATCCTTTCATAAATACTTGTCATGTATCCTACCGAAGTAATCAAACCCCCAAGTTTCAAAGACCGAAGTAATCAAACCCCAAGTTTCAAAGACCTACTGCCCGATGGATACATGCAGTACGTAGCTAGctagatttttatttgaaaatgaaacGAAAACGAAACATACATGCATGAAACCAGATATATAGTACAATACAAGGGACCCCTAATCAAGAACAGATTCCCTTTCTAGTAAAGGGCGGCTCCACTTGTCCTGTGCAGCCCGTTTgttaggagaaatttttcagtgccgggtgggcacgggcgATGTGGTGTCAAACACGCATCTCAGCTGTCCAAACTTATTTTGGACGATTTAGATCTGTTTGAACTTAAGgaggtgttttggtaatttaatactaaaaaattatccaaatagatttggaccgtccaaaacaaaTTTGGACGGCCGAAATACGTgttcggcaccacgtggcccgtgcTCACCTGGCACACCGGAAAACTTCTCGTTTGTTGGCCGTATATTGAAGGGGATGTGGCTTTGCACCGGATATAAATATccggtttgtttgtttgctccTTGGAATATGGACTTAAAAATTCTCCCCCGGATAACTCCATCGCCCGACAGTGGGCTTTAATTTTGGACACACCCCCCAATCCAATCCAAATTATATCCGGCTATCACTTTACCGAAGTAGCCCTCTGCCCCAACCAGTTTTGTACCCTTTTTCCCTTTGCACGCGTGGCAATTGTCAAATAGTAATGATTTTGTTGctctctttctgttttttttggtacgtcgGAGTAATGAATTTGTTGCGCTCTGATTGCACTGTAATAAACAATACAAAAATCGTGAGCTCAAAGGgctttgttttgatttgaaaatatgttttttgttttaattcatGGATGTATTTTGTCAATACATATTTTTGGACTGATTGAGTGAAGAGGAAAGTGAACagggaatgagagagagagagagagggggggctcCGATGGCAGCAGCGGTGTTTCAGTGGAGGTGGACCTGGTGGTGGTAAtccgtagagagagagaggaggagaggaaATTACATTTActttgggcgccgctattcgcagccctttattttctcccgtagcccactacatttcggtaaatggttgttgaaaatcataaataacattttcggtaaattgctgttgaaaacaagattatatttcggtaactacatgtcgaaaatatgttcaattttcggtaaacaactgccgaacatgcattttcggtaaacatttgttgaaaaaaatattatatttcggtaattggatgctgaaaatatatctcaatttcggtaattaactgtcgagtataattgaaaatttttaacgggctatgggagtaaatagagggctgcgaatagcagcacCCTTTACTTTGAGGCCGGTAAAGAATAATTTAGCAAAAAAGAAATTGgggtaaaaaaaagaaacgatAGACTAACCCGTTTCGCTTTctttctaaactttttttttttcaaaaag
This genomic window contains:
- the LOC131334812 gene encoding probable carboxylesterase 15, with product MVHQALSEQIQFPHKKIVDEVSGWLRVFDDGSVDRTWTGPPEVKFMSDPVPSHEDFVDGVATRDVIADVESGLRVRIYLPEMGTLGDEQKLPVLLHFHGGGFCISQADWYMYYHVYTRLAREAKVICVSVFLRRAPENRLPAACDDSFSALLWLKSLALGVGLHEPWLKTHADFSRVFLIGDSSGGNLVHNVAARAGKVDLSPVRLAGAIPIHPGFVRSTRSKSELEQPQTPFLTLDMLDKFLSLALPVGATKDHPITCPMGDAAPPIAALNLPPILLCVAEMDLIKDTEMEYYEALKKGNKDVELMINKGMIHSFYLNKIAVDMDPLTGVETGKLISGIADFVKRH